Proteins encoded within one genomic window of Arachis ipaensis cultivar K30076 chromosome B08, Araip1.1, whole genome shotgun sequence:
- the LOC107613889 gene encoding probable serine/threonine-protein kinase PBL7 isoform X1: MGCLRCIGKPRKRLVSNVYSNNSPKHSNNNKNNAFEERNKGRVGLNVKANVKREGNSNDDENQLSLDVKKLNLRDNNGNPSNVNKAMTFTFDELAAATGNFRPDCFLGEGGFGKVYKGHLESINQVVAIKQLDPHGLQGIREFVIEVLTLSLVDHPNLVKSIGFCAEGDQRLLVYEYMPLGSLEHHLHDLPPGKRPISWNTRMKIAAGAAKGLEYLHDKMKPPVIYRDLKCSNILLDEKYHAKLSDFGLAKVGPSGDKSHVSTRVMGTYGYCAPDYAMTGQLTFKSDIYSFGVVLLELITGRKVIDHRRPEKEENLVAWARPLFKDRKRFSEMVDPLLEGKYPVRGLYQALAIAAMCLQEQPNMRPNTADVVTALDFLASQKYDPYTHPVSKSPSPNRKMDDQWSVPSTGSETERSDDPECSVRNGSEI, from the exons atgggTTGCTTGCGTTGCATAGGAAAACCACGAAAAAGATTAGTCAGCAATGTATATAGCAATAATAGCCCCAAACacagcaacaataataaaaataatgccTTTGAGG AGAGGAATAAGGGCAGAGTTGGTTTGAATGTGAAAGCGAATGTTAAAAGAGAAGGCAATTCCAATGATGATGAAAATCAACTTTCTTTGGACGTGAAGAAGTTGAATTTgagagataacaatggaaacccCAGCAACGTCAACAAAGCGATGACCTTTACTTTTGATGAGCTTGCAGCTGCAACAGGGAATTTCAGGCCTGATTGTTTTCTTGGTGAAGGAGGGTTTGGCAAGGTTTACAAGGGCCACTTGGAGAGCATAAACCAG GTTGTAGCTATAAAGCAACTTGACCCTCATGGCCTTCAAGGAATTAGGGAATTTGTTATAGAAGTTTTGACTTTGAGTTTGGTAGATCATCCTAATCTTGTCAAGTCGATTGGGTTTTGCGCCGAGGGAGATCAGAGGCTATTGGTTTATGAGTACATGCCATTGGGATCTTTGGAGCACCATTTACATG ATCTTCCACCGGGAAAAAGACCGATAAGTTGGAATACAAGGATGAAAATCGCGGCCGGTGCAGCGAAGGGGTTGGAGTATTTGCATGATAAAATGAAGCCTCCTGTCATTTACCGTGATCTGAAATGCTCTAACATTTTGCTAGATGAGAAATATCATGCCAAATTGTCTGATTTCGGCTTAGCGAAAGTAGGCCCGAGTGGTGATAAGTCTCATGTTTCGACGAGGGTTATGGGCACATATGGTTATTGTGCTCCAGATTATGCAATGACGGGTCAGTTGACATTCAAGTCTGATATTTACAGCTTTGGTGTTGTTCTTTTGGAGCTCATCACAGGAAGGAAAGTCATTGACCATAGAAGACCTGAAAAGGAAGAAAATCTAGTTGCATGG GCAAGGCCTTTATTCAAAGACCGGAAAAGATTCTCAGAGATGGTTGATCCATTGCTTGAAGGTAAATATCCAGTGAGAGGCCTGTACCAAGCTCTTGCCATTGCCGCGATGTGTCTACAAGAGCAGCCTAATATGCGGCCTAACACGGCCGATGTGGTTACAGCTCTAGACTTCCTTGCTTCGCAGAAATACGATCCTTACACTCATCCAGTCTCAAAAAGTCCATCTCCAAATCGAAAAATGGATGACCAATGGTCTGTCCCAAGCACCGGTTCTGAGACAGAAAGGAGTGATGACCCCGAATGTTCTGTTAGAAATGGTTCTGAGATATGA
- the LOC107610332 gene encoding uncharacterized protein LOC107610332, with the protein MHPYSNQRNNGSKSSITPWLILTTILLYILYSSNLLLFNNNDQQDCPPITTTRLDDTAEQQILQISTDNNTSMTTSTEEEAAASNDNENKETTTQQKASNDDKTEDEEDEEEAITSSEEEEEVENNYPVVVRLTPEQTAQTTETELKHIVFGIAASSNLWEQRKEYIKVWWRPKETRGVVWLDQKVTTTKDEGLPEIRISSDTSNFKYTNNQGQRSALRISRVVTETLKLGMKDVRWFVMGDDDTVFIVDNVVRMLQKYDHRHFYYVGSTSESHIQNMHFSYAMAYGGGGFAISYPLAVELAKIQDRCIQRYPALYGSDDRIHACMAELGVPLTKEFGFHQYDVYGNLLGLLGAHPVAPLISIHHLDVVEPIFPRMSRAEAMRHLMESVREDSASIMQQSICYDKTRYWSISVSWGYVVQIIRGMLPPRELEMPSRTFLNWYKRADYTAYAFNTRPVFKHPCQKPFVYYMSRTYFDSSRKRVIGVYNLDTAAKPPYCRWRMPSPEIITSIVVTKSPDPLRWKKSPRKDCCKVLPSRNPSTLYIWVANCREGEVIEMQ; encoded by the exons atgcACCCTTATTCTAATCAACGCAATAATGGATCAAAAAGCAGCATCACCCCTTGGTTGATCCTAACCACCATCTTACTCTACATTCTATATTCTTCCAACCTTCTCCTATTCAACAACAATGACCAACAGGATTGCCCTCCCATCACCACCACCAGACTCGACGACACTGCAGAACAACAAATCCTCCAAATTAGTACCGACAACAACACATCCATGACCACATCAAccgaagaagaagcagcagcaagCAATGACAATGAGAATAAAGAAACAACAACACAACAAAAAGCTTCGAATGACGATAAAACAGAAgatgaagaagacgaagaagaagcgATTACATCgtccgaagaagaagaagaagtggaaaATAACTACCCCGTGGTGGTTCGGTTAACCCCAGAACAAACGGCACAAACAACCGAAACAGAATTAAAACACATTGTTTTCGGGATCGCCGCATCATCAAACTTGTGGGAACAAAGAAAAGAATACATCAAGGTATGGTGGAGACCAAAAGAAACCAGAGGCGTTGTTTGGTTGGATCAGAAAGTAACAACAACAAAAGACGAAGGGTTACCAGAGATTAGAATATCGTCGGACACGTCGAATTTCAAGTACACGAACAACCAGGGACAGAGATCTGCGTTGAGGATATCGAGGGTGGTTACGGAGACACTGAAGCTTGGGATGAAGGACGTGAGGTGGTTCGTGATGGGTGACGATGACACGGTTTTCATAGTTGACAACGTTGTTAGGATGCTTCAGAAGTATGATCATCGACACTTCTATTACGTTGGCAGCACTTCCGAGAGCCATATTCagaacatgcatttctcatatgcCATGGCTTACGGCGGTGGTGGCTTTGCTATAAGCTACCCTTTGGCGGTGGAGCTCGCTAAGATTCAAGATCGTTGCATTCAACGCTACCCTGCTTTGTATGGAAGCGATGATAGGATTCATGCTTGCATGGCTGAGCTTGGTGTCCCTCTCACTAAGGAATTTGGCTTCCACCAG TATGATGTGTATGGAAACCTATTAGGTCTATTAGGGGCTCACCCAGTGGCGCCACTAATTTCAATTCACCACCTTGATGTGGTGGAACCAATATTCCCAAGGATGAGCAGAGCAGAAGCAATGAGACACCTAATGGAATCTGTGCGTGAGGATTCAGCCAGCATAATGCAACAATCAATCTGCTATGACAAGACCAGATATTGGTCAATCTCAGTTTCTTGGGGCTATGTGGTTCAGATAATAAGGGGAATGTTGCCACCTAGAGAGCTTGAAATGCCTTCAAGAACCTTTCTAAATTGGTATAAGAGAGCTGACTACACTGCATATGCATTCAACACAAGGCCTGTTTTCAAACATCCATGTCAAAAGCCATTTGTTTACTATATGTCTAGAACTTACTTTGATTCATCAAGGAAACGAGTTATTGGTGTTTATAATCTTGATACCGCTGCTAAACCTCCTTACTGCCGATGGAGAATGCCTTCCCCAGAAATAATCACTTCCATTGTAGTTACAAAATCTCCTGATCCTCTAAGATGGAAAAAG TCACCAAGGAAAGATTGTTGTAAAGTTCTACCATCGCGTAATCCCTCAACTCTGTACATATGGGTGGCAAATTGCCGGGAAGGTGAAGTTATTGAGATGCAGTAG
- the LOC107613889 gene encoding probable serine/threonine-protein kinase PBL7 isoform X2: protein MFPGKFFQFCGSGICEDDERNKGRVGLNVKANVKREGNSNDDENQLSLDVKKLNLRDNNGNPSNVNKAMTFTFDELAAATGNFRPDCFLGEGGFGKVYKGHLESINQVVAIKQLDPHGLQGIREFVIEVLTLSLVDHPNLVKSIGFCAEGDQRLLVYEYMPLGSLEHHLHDLPPGKRPISWNTRMKIAAGAAKGLEYLHDKMKPPVIYRDLKCSNILLDEKYHAKLSDFGLAKVGPSGDKSHVSTRVMGTYGYCAPDYAMTGQLTFKSDIYSFGVVLLELITGRKVIDHRRPEKEENLVAWARPLFKDRKRFSEMVDPLLEGKYPVRGLYQALAIAAMCLQEQPNMRPNTADVVTALDFLASQKYDPYTHPVSKSPSPNRKMDDQWSVPSTGSETERSDDPECSVRNGSEI from the exons ATGTTTCCAGGAAAATTTTTCCAATTTTGTGGCAGTGGCATATGCGAAGACGATG AGAGGAATAAGGGCAGAGTTGGTTTGAATGTGAAAGCGAATGTTAAAAGAGAAGGCAATTCCAATGATGATGAAAATCAACTTTCTTTGGACGTGAAGAAGTTGAATTTgagagataacaatggaaacccCAGCAACGTCAACAAAGCGATGACCTTTACTTTTGATGAGCTTGCAGCTGCAACAGGGAATTTCAGGCCTGATTGTTTTCTTGGTGAAGGAGGGTTTGGCAAGGTTTACAAGGGCCACTTGGAGAGCATAAACCAG GTTGTAGCTATAAAGCAACTTGACCCTCATGGCCTTCAAGGAATTAGGGAATTTGTTATAGAAGTTTTGACTTTGAGTTTGGTAGATCATCCTAATCTTGTCAAGTCGATTGGGTTTTGCGCCGAGGGAGATCAGAGGCTATTGGTTTATGAGTACATGCCATTGGGATCTTTGGAGCACCATTTACATG ATCTTCCACCGGGAAAAAGACCGATAAGTTGGAATACAAGGATGAAAATCGCGGCCGGTGCAGCGAAGGGGTTGGAGTATTTGCATGATAAAATGAAGCCTCCTGTCATTTACCGTGATCTGAAATGCTCTAACATTTTGCTAGATGAGAAATATCATGCCAAATTGTCTGATTTCGGCTTAGCGAAAGTAGGCCCGAGTGGTGATAAGTCTCATGTTTCGACGAGGGTTATGGGCACATATGGTTATTGTGCTCCAGATTATGCAATGACGGGTCAGTTGACATTCAAGTCTGATATTTACAGCTTTGGTGTTGTTCTTTTGGAGCTCATCACAGGAAGGAAAGTCATTGACCATAGAAGACCTGAAAAGGAAGAAAATCTAGTTGCATGG GCAAGGCCTTTATTCAAAGACCGGAAAAGATTCTCAGAGATGGTTGATCCATTGCTTGAAGGTAAATATCCAGTGAGAGGCCTGTACCAAGCTCTTGCCATTGCCGCGATGTGTCTACAAGAGCAGCCTAATATGCGGCCTAACACGGCCGATGTGGTTACAGCTCTAGACTTCCTTGCTTCGCAGAAATACGATCCTTACACTCATCCAGTCTCAAAAAGTCCATCTCCAAATCGAAAAATGGATGACCAATGGTCTGTCCCAAGCACCGGTTCTGAGACAGAAAGGAGTGATGACCCCGAATGTTCTGTTAGAAATGGTTCTGAGATATGA